The following are encoded in a window of Telmatobacter sp. DSM 110680 genomic DNA:
- a CDS encoding GyrI-like domain-containing protein, protein MLTMEKLDLKKQWKHLYQPPAGEITVVNVPPLTYLMVDGEGDPNKSKAFEQAVEALYSLSYTLKFSLKKSPRAIDYGVMPLEGLWWADDPGVFMQADKSAWKWTAMILQPEFISRANIDEAFDEVRRKKNPSALDRVRFETLDEGECVQTLYLGPFSEEGPIIQRMHDAIHATGKNIYGKHHEIYLSDPRRTAPAKLRTIIRQPMR, encoded by the coding sequence ATGCTCACCATGGAGAAACTCGACCTCAAGAAACAGTGGAAACATCTTTACCAGCCGCCAGCTGGTGAAATAACCGTTGTGAATGTTCCGCCGCTCACCTACCTGATGGTGGACGGCGAAGGCGACCCCAATAAATCCAAAGCATTCGAGCAGGCAGTTGAAGCACTGTATTCGCTCTCCTACACGCTCAAGTTCTCGCTCAAGAAGAGTCCGCGCGCCATCGACTATGGCGTGATGCCGCTCGAGGGGCTCTGGTGGGCCGACGATCCGGGCGTCTTCATGCAGGCCGACAAGTCCGCGTGGAAGTGGACCGCGATGATTCTTCAGCCCGAGTTTATTTCGCGTGCGAACATCGACGAAGCGTTCGATGAAGTGCGCCGGAAGAAGAATCCATCGGCACTTGACCGCGTTCGCTTCGAAACCCTCGACGAGGGAGAATGCGTACAGACGCTGTACTTAGGTCCGTTCTCTGAGGAGGGCCCTATCATCCAGAGAATGCACGACGCGATCCACGCCACCGGCAAAAACATTTATGGCAAGCATCACGAGATTTATCTGAGCGATCCGCGCCGCACTGCGCCCGCGAAATTGAGGACCATCATTCGACAGCCGATGCGTTGA
- a CDS encoding multidrug efflux RND transporter permease subunit → MSLSPSRPFILRPIATSLLMAAIMLAGGVAFLQLPVSALPEVDYPIIQVLTFYPGAGPDVMSSSVTAPLERQFGQMPGLKQMTSVSSGGGSVITLEFNLDEDIDVAEQEVQAAINAGNSFLPTDLPNPPVYSKVNPADAPIMTLALTSDSLPLDKIEDAADTNLAQKISQVTGVGLVSIAGGQKPSVRVQANPAQLAAYNLSLEDLRTALAAANVDQAKGTLNGSRQSYTINANDQLVSSADYLPVIVAYRNGAAVRTSDVATVVDAAENSQQAAWMNRQPAVIVNVQRQPGANIIAVVDRINKLLPQLQTSLPANVQVHVLTDRTTTIRASVKDVEFELMLTVGLVVLVIFLFLRNLAATIIPSIAVPLSIVGTFGVMYLLGYSLNNLTLMALTISTGFVVDDAIVMIENISRFIEEGETPMRAALKGSEQIGFTIISLTVSLIAVLIPLLFMGDVVGRLFREFAITLAVTILVSAVVSLTLTPMMSSRILRHRPESEQTRFYHASEKVFKSVISWYGETLQVVLRHRFLTLMITIATLVGTILLFIIVPKGFFPVQDTGVILGISEAPESISFANMSLRQQKLVDIVLQDPAVDNASSFIGVDGTNTTLNSGRIQITLKPLDVRKISASEVIRRLQPKVADVDGIQLFLQPLQDLTVEDRVSRTQFQYSLEDPNSVELATYTRKMVQELSKEAIVTDVASDLQDQGLGAQLVIDRDTAARLGIAMADVDNTLYDAFGQRQISTIFTQLNQYHVVMEVGKNFQTDPTTLGNLYVKSANGTQVPLSTIAHWQQSRAQLSIGHQGQFPSTIVSFNLAPGKALGDAVKAVNDVEKRIGMPASINASFQGTAAAFQNSLSNEPLLILAALITVYIVLGVLYESYVHPITIISTLPSAGVGAILALMLTQTEFSVIALIGIILLIGIVKKNAIMMIDFALDAERNQGKDPEDAIFQACLLRFRPIMMTTMAALLGGLPLALGGGVGAELRKPLGITIVGGLLLSQVLTLYTTPVIYLYFDKLSVRLRKRIGASSLNEQPVAGD, encoded by the coding sequence GTGAGTCTCAGCCCATCCCGCCCGTTTATTCTGCGCCCCATTGCAACTTCATTGCTGATGGCGGCCATCATGCTGGCGGGCGGCGTCGCGTTTCTGCAACTGCCGGTCTCCGCATTGCCCGAGGTGGATTACCCGATCATCCAGGTGCTCACTTTCTATCCGGGCGCGGGACCCGATGTCATGTCCTCCTCGGTTACGGCGCCCCTCGAGCGGCAGTTCGGGCAGATGCCGGGACTGAAACAGATGACGTCTGTCAGTTCGGGAGGCGGCTCGGTCATCACCCTGGAATTCAATCTCGACGAAGACATTGATGTTGCCGAGCAGGAAGTCCAGGCGGCGATCAATGCCGGTAACAGCTTCTTGCCGACCGATCTGCCCAATCCTCCGGTCTACAGCAAGGTGAATCCCGCCGACGCGCCCATCATGACGCTGGCGCTCACCTCCGATTCGCTACCACTGGACAAGATTGAAGACGCGGCCGATACGAACCTCGCGCAGAAGATTTCGCAGGTCACTGGCGTTGGCCTGGTTTCGATTGCAGGCGGTCAAAAGCCTTCGGTACGCGTACAAGCGAATCCCGCGCAACTCGCTGCTTACAACCTCAGCCTTGAAGACCTCCGCACGGCCTTGGCGGCGGCCAACGTGGATCAGGCCAAGGGCACGCTCAACGGGTCGCGCCAGTCTTACACGATCAACGCCAACGACCAGCTTGTTTCGAGCGCAGACTACCTGCCTGTTATCGTCGCTTATCGCAACGGCGCCGCCGTCCGCACCTCGGATGTAGCTACCGTCGTGGACGCGGCGGAGAATTCTCAGCAGGCTGCGTGGATGAATCGGCAGCCCGCGGTCATCGTCAACGTGCAGCGTCAACCCGGCGCCAACATCATCGCCGTTGTCGATCGCATCAACAAGCTGCTTCCGCAGTTGCAAACCAGTTTGCCTGCCAACGTTCAGGTTCACGTTCTTACCGATCGCACGACGACCATTCGCGCATCGGTAAAGGACGTTGAATTCGAGCTCATGCTCACCGTGGGGCTGGTCGTCCTGGTGATCTTCCTCTTCCTGCGTAACCTTGCCGCTACCATCATTCCGTCGATCGCCGTACCGCTTTCGATCGTGGGCACCTTCGGCGTGATGTATCTGCTGGGCTACTCGCTCAACAACCTCACGCTGATGGCGCTGACGATCTCGACGGGTTTTGTGGTTGATGACGCCATCGTGATGATCGAGAACATCTCGCGCTTTATTGAAGAAGGCGAAACCCCGATGCGCGCCGCGCTCAAAGGCAGCGAGCAGATCGGCTTCACCATCATTTCGCTGACGGTCTCGCTGATCGCGGTGCTGATTCCGCTGCTGTTCATGGGGGACGTGGTCGGGCGCCTCTTCCGCGAGTTCGCCATCACACTCGCAGTCACGATTCTTGTATCGGCGGTCGTCTCGCTTACGCTCACGCCGATGATGTCGTCGCGCATTCTCAGGCATCGGCCCGAGAGTGAACAGACGCGTTTCTACCATGCTTCGGAAAAGGTCTTCAAATCGGTGATCAGCTGGTACGGCGAGACGCTGCAGGTTGTCCTGCGGCACCGCTTTCTCACCCTGATGATTACCATCGCCACGCTGGTCGGCACCATTCTGCTCTTCATCATCGTGCCCAAAGGCTTCTTTCCAGTGCAGGATACGGGAGTCATCCTCGGCATTAGCGAGGCGCCGGAATCAATCAGTTTTGCCAATATGTCGCTTCGCCAGCAGAAGCTTGTGGACATCGTCTTGCAGGACCCGGCGGTGGACAATGCTTCCTCCTTCATCGGGGTCGACGGCACAAACACTACGCTCAATTCCGGACGCATCCAGATCACACTCAAGCCGCTCGACGTGCGCAAGATCTCCGCCTCTGAAGTTATCCGCCGCCTGCAACCGAAGGTGGCCGACGTTGACGGCATTCAGCTCTTCCTTCAGCCGCTGCAGGACCTCACGGTTGAAGATCGCGTGAGCCGGACGCAGTTTCAATACTCGCTTGAAGATCCCAATTCTGTGGAACTCGCGACCTACACGCGCAAGATGGTGCAGGAACTCAGCAAGGAAGCGATTGTTACCGACGTGGCCAGCGATCTTCAGGATCAGGGTCTGGGTGCGCAACTGGTGATTGACCGCGATACTGCCGCACGCCTGGGCATTGCCATGGCAGACGTCGACAATACGCTCTACGACGCTTTCGGCCAGCGCCAGATATCCACGATCTTTACGCAGCTGAATCAGTACCACGTGGTCATGGAAGTCGGAAAGAATTTTCAGACTGATCCCACAACGCTGGGAAATCTCTATGTAAAGTCCGCGAATGGGACGCAGGTTCCGCTCAGCACGATCGCTCACTGGCAGCAGAGCCGAGCGCAGCTTTCGATCGGCCATCAGGGACAGTTTCCCTCTACCATCGTGAGCTTCAATCTCGCGCCGGGCAAGGCGCTTGGCGACGCCGTCAAAGCCGTCAACGATGTTGAGAAACGGATCGGCATGCCGGCCAGCATCAACGCCAGTTTTCAGGGAACGGCCGCCGCATTCCAGAACTCCCTTTCCAACGAGCCGCTGCTGATTCTTGCCGCGCTCATTACGGTGTACATCGTGCTCGGTGTGCTCTACGAGAGCTACGTACACCCGATCACGATCATCTCCACGCTGCCTTCGGCGGGTGTAGGCGCGATTCTGGCTCTAATGCTGACGCAAACCGAGTTCAGCGTCATTGCGCTAATCGGCATCATCCTGCTGATAGGCATCGTGAAGAAGAACGCCATTATGATGATCGATTTCGCTCTCGATGCTGAACGCAACCAGGGGAAGGATCCGGAAGACGCTATCTTCCAAGCGTGCCTTTTGCGTTTCCGCCCCATCATGATGACGACCATGGCCGCGTTGCTCGGCGGTCTGCCGCTGGCATTGGGCGGCGGCGTGGGCGCCGAATTGCGCAAACCGCTCGGCATCACCATCGTTGGCGGACTGCTACTTTCCCAAGTGCTCACGCTCTACACAACGCCCGTAATTTATCTCTACTTCGACAAGCTCTCGGTCCGTCTTCGCAAGCGCATCGGCGCATCCTCGTTGAATGAACAACCCGTGGCGGGAGACTGA
- a CDS encoding efflux RND transporter permease subunit, whose amino-acid sequence MHLSAPFIRRPVATTLLSLALLLAGSVAYSILPVASLPDVDFPVIGVGAGLPGGSPETMASAVATPLERQFGRIAGVNQMTSSSSLGSASVSLQFDMNRNIDAAARDVQAAINAARSQLPSYLPQNPSYRKANPAEAPILILTLTSDVIPKPQIYDMADSILAQRISQIQGVGQTFVGGSAQPAVRVELNPMQLSNNGVGLEAVRTALSGANANRPKGGFDDAQHRWQIDDNDQIFKASDYAPIIVGYNKATGAAVRVGDLGTVTDSVSDIHTAGQAGNNSPGHSGKLKDAILIVIFKIPGANVIDTVDAVLKEMPRLQAEIPPTIQMNVAVDRTTTIRSSVHDVEITLIISVLLVVLVVFLFLREIWATIIPSVAVPLSLVGTFGVMYLLGYTIDNLSLMALTISTGFVVDDAIVVIENITRYLEEGMNPYEAAMKGSKEIGFTVLSMSTSLIAVFIPILLMGGIIGKLFREFAVTLSVAIAVSLLVSLTTTPMLCARFLKQRDESRYGRLYRISENAFQWIHHEYNSALRWVLRHQWITLTVAIGCAFLNVYLFMIVPKGFFPQQDTGRLGGRTRGAQDISFPAMAAKQKQLAQMVLEDPSVQTVTAFVGGGGPGGGGTNVGNMFIALKPPSERPGKVTADQVVNGLRRKLTSVPGAALFLQAQQDIQVGGRGSDAQYQYTLSDENLSELNTWAPRLLARMRTMPELRDTSTDQQDQGLSETLVINRDLAARLGITAASIDAVLYDAFGQRQVSTMYTGLNQYFVVMEVDPQYQLSPDSLDNIYIKASTTTGAAASVTALGTTTPAAATTSAAPATTAATPTSAVSGAAAVFPTSGGQLVTSSTSAGTTTTSATTASSSSASTASNSTTSSASNLVASNIAAIAASTGESATAAAIGSGTLTGMSSGSSGSASSSASVSSGGAAGTLAATTSATTTGAMVPLSAIAHWEQKRTSLAVNHQGQYPAVTLTFNLAPNVALGDAVTALQKAEADMGVPTNIHATFQGTAQAFQDSLKNEPYLILAALVAVYIVLGILYESLIHPLTILSTLPPAGVGAILALLITGTDLSIMALIGILLLIGIVKKNAIMMIDFALQAEREQGLPPVEAIYQACLMRFRPIMMTTLAAMFGGLPLAIGMGVGSELRKPLGITIVGGLLVSQLLTLFTTPVVYLFFDKLQWRVMKLHRIGSELEEAPGD is encoded by the coding sequence ATGCATCTCTCCGCGCCCTTTATCCGCCGCCCAGTTGCCACGACTCTTTTGAGTCTGGCACTGCTGCTGGCTGGCTCGGTCGCTTATTCGATCCTCCCTGTCGCCTCGCTGCCGGACGTGGATTTTCCTGTTATAGGTGTCGGTGCGGGCTTGCCCGGCGGCAGTCCCGAAACCATGGCGTCGGCCGTCGCTACTCCGCTGGAGCGCCAGTTCGGCCGCATTGCCGGTGTGAACCAGATGACGTCCTCCAGTTCACTTGGTTCGGCATCGGTCTCCTTGCAGTTCGACATGAACCGCAACATCGATGCTGCTGCTCGGGACGTGCAAGCCGCCATCAACGCTGCGCGCAGCCAGCTGCCTTCGTACCTTCCGCAGAATCCGAGCTATCGCAAGGCGAATCCTGCTGAAGCGCCCATCCTCATCCTCACGCTGACCTCCGACGTTATTCCCAAGCCGCAAATTTACGACATGGCTGACTCGATCCTCGCGCAGAGGATTTCCCAGATCCAAGGCGTCGGTCAGACCTTTGTCGGCGGAAGCGCGCAGCCCGCCGTGCGCGTCGAACTGAACCCGATGCAGCTCTCGAACAACGGAGTGGGCCTCGAGGCGGTCAGAACTGCCCTTTCCGGCGCCAATGCCAACCGGCCCAAAGGCGGGTTTGACGACGCCCAGCATCGCTGGCAGATCGACGACAACGATCAGATATTCAAAGCATCGGATTACGCACCCATCATCGTCGGCTACAACAAAGCAACCGGCGCAGCGGTACGCGTGGGCGATCTGGGAACCGTTACAGACTCCGTTTCCGACATTCACACCGCCGGGCAGGCCGGCAACAATTCACCCGGACACAGCGGCAAACTTAAAGACGCCATTCTCATTGTCATCTTCAAGATTCCCGGCGCCAATGTTATCGATACTGTCGATGCGGTTCTGAAAGAAATGCCGCGCCTGCAGGCCGAGATTCCGCCCACCATTCAGATGAACGTGGCAGTTGATCGCACTACGACGATCCGCTCCAGCGTGCACGACGTCGAAATCACGCTCATCATCAGCGTTCTTCTGGTGGTTCTGGTGGTCTTTCTCTTCCTGCGCGAGATCTGGGCCACCATCATTCCGTCTGTAGCCGTGCCGCTTTCGCTGGTGGGCACATTCGGGGTGATGTACCTGCTGGGATACACGATCGATAACCTGTCGCTGATGGCGCTTACCATCTCGACTGGATTTGTAGTTGACGACGCCATCGTGGTTATCGAGAACATTACACGCTATCTCGAAGAAGGAATGAACCCCTACGAGGCGGCGATGAAGGGCTCAAAGGAGATCGGCTTCACGGTGCTGTCGATGAGCACCTCGCTGATTGCCGTCTTCATTCCGATTCTTCTGATGGGTGGGATTATCGGAAAGCTATTCCGCGAATTTGCCGTCACACTCAGCGTCGCGATTGCTGTTTCGCTGCTGGTTTCGCTCACCACCACCCCGATGCTTTGCGCAAGATTTCTGAAGCAGCGCGATGAGAGCCGATACGGACGCCTGTATCGCATATCGGAAAATGCGTTCCAGTGGATCCATCACGAATACAACTCGGCGTTGCGCTGGGTTCTGCGCCACCAATGGATCACCCTCACTGTCGCCATTGGCTGCGCTTTCCTGAACGTGTATCTGTTCATGATCGTGCCCAAAGGATTCTTCCCGCAGCAGGACACCGGACGTCTCGGCGGCCGCACCCGCGGTGCCCAGGACATCAGCTTTCCCGCCATGGCGGCCAAGCAGAAGCAGCTTGCGCAAATGGTGCTTGAAGACCCCTCGGTGCAAACAGTCACTGCGTTCGTCGGAGGCGGCGGACCGGGCGGTGGCGGCACAAACGTGGGCAACATGTTCATCGCTCTCAAGCCGCCGAGTGAGCGTCCTGGAAAGGTCACTGCCGATCAGGTAGTCAACGGGCTGCGAAGGAAGCTAACCAGCGTTCCAGGTGCCGCGCTTTTCCTGCAGGCGCAGCAAGACATCCAAGTGGGGGGCCGCGGCAGCGACGCGCAGTATCAATACACGCTTTCAGATGAGAATCTGAGCGAACTCAACACCTGGGCTCCACGCCTGCTTGCCCGCATGCGCACCATGCCCGAGCTAAGGGATACCTCCACGGACCAGCAGGATCAGGGACTCTCCGAGACGCTGGTAATCAATCGCGATCTTGCTGCGCGACTCGGTATCACCGCGGCGAGCATCGACGCGGTGCTTTATGACGCCTTCGGCCAGCGCCAGGTTTCGACGATGTATACCGGCCTTAACCAGTATTTCGTCGTCATGGAAGTTGACCCTCAATATCAGCTGAGCCCCGATTCGCTCGACAACATTTACATCAAGGCCAGCACCACTACCGGAGCAGCCGCTTCAGTTACTGCCCTCGGCACGACTACCCCTGCGGCAGCAACAACGAGCGCGGCACCGGCGACCACCGCAGCTACTCCCACTTCCGCAGTATCGGGAGCGGCGGCCGTCTTCCCCACATCCGGCGGTCAGCTGGTCACCTCCAGCACGTCGGCCGGCACCACGACAACTAGCGCCACCACCGCATCGAGTTCAAGCGCATCAACCGCTTCTAATTCGACCACTTCGTCGGCATCCAATCTGGTCGCGTCCAATATCGCTGCGATCGCGGCGTCTACGGGCGAGTCGGCTACAGCTGCTGCCATTGGCTCCGGAACCCTTACCGGTATGTCCTCGGGATCGTCCGGCTCAGCATCTTCGAGCGCGAGTGTCAGTTCGGGCGGTGCCGCTGGAACTTTGGCCGCTACCACAAGCGCGACCACGACCGGCGCCATGGTCCCGCTCTCCGCCATCGCGCACTGGGAGCAGAAGCGCACCTCGCTTGCCGTTAATCACCAGGGACAGTATCCGGCTGTCACACTGACGTTCAATCTCGCTCCCAATGTGGCGCTGGGCGACGCGGTCACGGCTCTGCAAAAGGCCGAAGCTGACATGGGCGTGCCCACCAATATTCACGCGACGTTCCAAGGGACAGCGCAGGCCTTCCAGGATTCACTCAAAAACGAGCCGTACCTTATTCTCGCTGCTCTGGTCGCTGTGTACATCGTGCTCGGCATTCTCTATGAAAGCCTGATCCACCCGCTAACGATTCTTTCCACGCTGCCTCCCGCGGGCGTCGGCGCTATTCTCGCTTTGCTGATCACCGGCACCGACCTCAGCATCATGGCACTGATCGGCATTTTGCTGCTGATAGGAATCGTGAAGAAGAATGCCATCATGATGATCGACTTTGCGCTACAGGCCGAGCGCGAACAGGGGCTTCCCCCAGTGGAAGCCATCTACCAGGCCTGCCTAATGCGCTTCCGCCCCATCATGATGACTACGCTTGCGGCGATGTTCGGTGGACTGCCGCTGGCCATTGGCATGGGGGTCGGTTCGGAACTACGCAAGCCGCTGGGCATCACCATCGTCGGCGGACTGCTGGTCTCGCAGCTGCTCACGCTGTTCACCACGCCAGTCGTTTACCTGTTCTTTGACAAGCTGCAGTGGCGCGTGATGAAACTGCATCGCATCGGGTCGGAACTTGAAGAAGCTCCGGGCGACTGA
- a CDS encoding efflux RND transporter periplasmic adaptor subunit, translating to MPIQNATEPYLPKTSESQPPPEKKNTGVRIVVYLVLAIAVGVIVWRVYQNKQKTAANTASQAAALIGRPVPVQVVPAEQKPMPIYLTGLGTVTPYNSVTVKARVNGQLLPVKFTEGQEVKQGETIMEIDPKPYQAAVDQAKGTLAHDEALYKNAQAEFNRYKALFAAGVVSKESLDANEAQQGQYQGAIASDNAAIETAQLQLSWCYIQSPINGKIGLRLVDAGNIISANSTNLVIINQLKPIAVYFTLPENELPEVLKRLATDKRIPVDAYDRSDTTLITSGSLLTADNQIDTTTGTDKLKAVFDNKDSVLFPNQFVNIHLVLENRPKALVVPSAAIQTGLNGSLFVWVVNDDGKGGQVAQMQNVKVALAEGQQTILDSGPEPGAKIVVDGADRLRPGQPVTIAGTRQRQNQAGQGSGQAPGSNPAQPASSGAPQSGGQHKPRQQ from the coding sequence ATGCCGATTCAAAACGCCACTGAGCCTTATTTGCCGAAAACCAGCGAGTCGCAACCCCCTCCTGAGAAGAAAAACACTGGAGTGCGGATTGTTGTCTACCTGGTGCTGGCCATCGCCGTCGGTGTTATCGTTTGGCGCGTCTATCAAAACAAGCAGAAGACTGCGGCCAACACCGCCAGCCAGGCCGCAGCTCTGATCGGTCGCCCCGTCCCGGTACAGGTCGTTCCAGCTGAACAGAAGCCAATGCCCATATATCTGACCGGGCTTGGCACGGTCACCCCCTATAACAGCGTCACCGTCAAAGCGCGCGTCAATGGCCAGTTGCTCCCCGTAAAGTTCACTGAAGGCCAGGAGGTAAAGCAGGGCGAGACCATCATGGAGATTGACCCCAAGCCTTACCAGGCCGCAGTCGACCAAGCAAAGGGTACACTGGCGCACGACGAGGCACTCTACAAAAACGCTCAGGCTGAATTCAATCGCTATAAAGCACTGTTTGCCGCTGGCGTAGTTTCGAAGGAGTCGCTGGACGCCAACGAAGCTCAACAGGGCCAGTACCAGGGCGCGATAGCATCGGACAACGCAGCGATCGAGACGGCGCAATTGCAATTGAGCTGGTGCTACATCCAGTCTCCCATCAATGGCAAGATCGGCCTGCGTCTCGTCGATGCCGGCAATATCATCTCGGCAAACTCGACCAATCTCGTCATCATCAATCAGCTCAAACCCATCGCCGTCTACTTCACTCTTCCAGAAAACGAGTTGCCAGAGGTGCTCAAGCGTCTCGCGACCGACAAGCGCATCCCTGTGGACGCCTACGATCGTAGCGATACGACTTTGATCACCAGCGGTAGCCTGCTGACCGCAGACAATCAGATCGACACCACGACAGGCACCGACAAGCTCAAGGCGGTCTTCGACAATAAGGACTCGGTGCTATTTCCCAACCAGTTCGTCAACATCCACCTTGTCCTCGAAAATCGTCCGAAAGCGCTCGTTGTTCCTTCCGCCGCAATCCAGACTGGCCTGAACGGGTCCTTGTTTGTGTGGGTCGTCAACGATGATGGCAAGGGTGGGCAGGTCGCCCAAATGCAGAACGTTAAGGTGGCTCTCGCCGAGGGGCAGCAAACCATTCTGGATAGCGGTCCCGAGCCCGGAGCCAAGATTGTTGTGGACGGCGCTGACCGTCTCCGTCCCGGTCAGCCGGTGACCATCGCTGGAACACGCCAGCGGCAAAATCAGGCCGGGCAAGGTTCCGGACAAGCCCCAGGTTCAAATCCTGCGCAACCCGCCAGCTCGGGCGCCCCCCAGTCTGGTGGCCAGCACAAGCCGAGGCAGCAGTGA